Proteins co-encoded in one Gopherus evgoodei ecotype Sinaloan lineage chromosome 4, rGopEvg1_v1.p, whole genome shotgun sequence genomic window:
- the ASCL2 gene encoding achaete-scute homolog 2 translates to MNGGPIAAAMQQPCPSFPLHGCGAGSLGMKFQLMPGAVSSSVQQQLVAAKGPAQNPSSSAARCKGSKRRSGSPELLRCKRRLAFPGLAGQPQPAGGAAAVARRNERERNRVKLVNLGFQTLRQHVPNGAASKKMSKVETLRSAVEYIRALQQLLDEHDAVSAAFHDGLLPPARAAPSGGCSYSSASPSFASSSSSGGREGSSVPGSPHSAYSSDESGYEGALSPEERDLLDFTSWIGSY, encoded by the coding sequence ATGAACGGTGGGCCAATAGCAGCTGCCATGCAACAGCCTTGCCCCAGTTTTCCCTTGCACGGATGCGGCGCCGGTTCCTTGGGGATGAAGTTCCAGCTGATGCCAGGTGCAGTCTCCTCCtcggtgcagcagcagctggtggccGCTAAGGGCCCGGCTCAGAACCCCAGCTCGTCCGCGGCGCGCTGCAAAGGCTCCAAGCGGCGCTCCGGCTCGCCAGAGCTGCTGCGGTGCAAGAGGCGCCTGGCTTTCCCGGGGCTGGCCGGGCAGCCGCAGCCGGctgggggagccgcggccgtgGCCCGGCGCAACGAGCGCGAGAGGAACCGGGTGAAGCTAGTGAACCTGGGCTTTCAGACCCTGCGCCAGCACGTGCCCAACGGCGCCGCCAGCAAGAAGATGAGCAAGGTGGAGACGCTGCGCTCGGCCGTGGAGTACATCcgagccctgcagcagctgctggacgAGCACGACGCCGTCAGCGCCGCCTTCCATGACGGCCTCCTGCCTCCCGCGCGGGCCGCCCCCAGCGGCGGCTGCTCCTACTCCTCCGCGTCGCCCTCCTtcgcctcctcttcctcctccggcGGCCGGGAGGGCAGCTCCGTGCCGGGGTCCCCGCACTCGGCTTATTCCTCGGATGAGAGCGGCTACGAGGGGGCGCTGAGCCCCGAGGAGCGGGACCTGCTGGACTTCACTAGCTGGATCGGGAGCTACTGA